From the genome of Apodemus sylvaticus chromosome 3, mApoSyl1.1, whole genome shotgun sequence, one region includes:
- the LOC127679906 gene encoding LOW QUALITY PROTEIN: olfactory receptor 13C4-like (The sequence of the model RefSeq protein was modified relative to this genomic sequence to represent the inferred CDS: substituted 1 base at 1 genomic stop codon), translating into MIFQVLCTICFGGSGYVLWYIFQXWLTVDDMDKNNQTFVSEFLLLGLSGYPKTEIIYFVIVLVMYLVILTGNGVLIIASIFDSHLHTPMYFFLGNLSFLDICFTTSSVPSSLMSPITKKRNISFSGCAVQIFFGFAMGTTECLLLGMMAFDRYVAICNPLRYSIIMRKEVYVSMASVSWFSGTINSVVQTYLTMRLPFCGNNVINHFACEVLAVLKLACADISLNIITIVISNMAFLVIPLLVIFFSYLFILHTILRMNSATGRRKAFSTCSAHLTVVVIFYGTIFFMYAKPKSQDLTGEDKFQTSDKIISLFYGVVTPMLNPIIYSLRNKDVKAAIKYILKQKVIP; encoded by the coding sequence ATGATTTTTCAGGTGCTTTGTACCATTTGTTTTGGGGGCAGTGGATATGTGCTATGGTATATCTTCCAATGATGGCTGACCGTGGATGACATGGATAAAAATAACCAGACGTTTGTTTCTGAATTTCTTCTTTTGGGTCTTTCTGGATACCCAAAGACTGAGATCATTTACTTTGTTATTGTTCTAGTTATGTATCTAGTGATTCTAACTGGCAATGGTGTTCTGATCATAGCAAGCATCTTTGATTCACATCTTCACAcgcccatgtacttcttcctgggCAATCTCTCTTTCCTGGATATTTGCTTCACAACATCTTCTGTTCCTTCATCTTTGATGAGCCcaattacaaagaaaagaaacatttctttctctggTTGTGCAGTGCAGATATTTTTTGGGTTTGCAATGGGAACCACAGAATGTTTGCTTCTTGGAATGATGGCTtttgatcgctatgtggccatctgcaaccCTCTGAGATACTCCATCATCATGAGAAAAGAAGTGTATGTATCTATGGCATCTGTTTCATGGTTCTCTGGTACCATCAATTCAGTTGTGCAAACATACCTCACCATGCGGTTGCCTTTCTGCGGGAATAATGTTATCAATCATTTTGCATGTGAGGTCTTAGCTGTCCTCAAGCTAGCATGTGCTGATATATCTCTCAATATCATTACCATAGTCATATCAAATATGGCCTTCCTGGTTATTCCGCTACTAGTCATCTTTTTCTCTTACCTGTTCATCCTCCACACAATCTTGAGAATGAATTCAGCCACAGGGAGACGCAAGGCATTCTCTACCTGCTCTGCCCACCTGACTGTGGTGGTCATATTTTATGGAACTATCTTCTTTATGTACGCAAAACCGAAGTCTCAAGATCTGACTGGGGAAGACAAGTTCCAAACTTCAGATAagatcatttctttattttatggagTAGTTACCCCCATGCTGAATCCAATCATCTACAGCTTGAGAAATAAAGATGTTAAAGCTGCTATAAAATACATCCTGAAGCAAAAGGTCATTCCATAA